From the Lysobacter sp. FW306-1B-D06B genome, one window contains:
- a CDS encoding UDP-N-acetylglucosamine 2-epimerase, producing MRDPKLVAASAIALAVTLFAIFAMRPWARKIGLVDRPDSRKQHRGSIPLIGGLCFFLGTLVGLSYLGYIDGFVTSLLAGGVMIVAAGALDDASNLSVTTRLLVEAGAAGLVIFMSGFYVHDLGEIVGTRHIDIGLFGIPFTIIAVIGLINAFNMMDGIDGLAASMAMVCIGAILLFDESPWSMPGVLLMLQVLFAALIPYFFVNMGWPDGRKVFMGDAGSTLIGFILAWSLIYMSHGKVGRLNPPDVLWCVALPVMDTLAVMYRRLRAGGSPFRADRQHLHHLLCDTGMPPRLVLLSMVAIAGLLVLMGYGLRNLPQSLGFAAFMLVLTLHVWWVPKVLTQLRGRWPRSTPRPAPAAPLHAPTNHGISFLAALARFDDHEEARPDVPPARAGISLPDMLHRAEPSSELHAVPLPPMRALCVLSDSPDAARMAPIARQLALDERFETTVCVATESGRESSQVLELFDLAADAQFGVPPASGDPADITSSALGGIKRVMTQVRPDLVVVTGDAPATLAATLAAHYHQVPVVCIDGGLAHSAAPRSADDPGRRIARALAALHVASGQSAGRRLVAEGVPAHRVLVTGDAAPDALRSALERLQPDIGLGRELSERFDGLREGRPLVLLLGDEVGEAHTLLMCDALHRLARERPDIDVVCAVGPLFFADTPPNLHRIDTTDYLTSLFLLGRARLAFVGPSLHAEALALDVPLLALEPPAVEAHGRVHLMSPDAEAITDHVLRLLDEAHVPPPRAALDGSDDDGAVLPGDADARVADALAGLRPAAHAVTTAARDAGSPNQTPIRRAWSTP from the coding sequence ATGAGGGACCCCAAGCTGGTGGCCGCCAGCGCGATCGCGCTGGCCGTGACGTTATTCGCGATCTTCGCCATGCGCCCCTGGGCGCGGAAGATCGGGCTCGTTGATCGGCCGGATTCGCGCAAGCAACACAGGGGAAGCATTCCGCTGATCGGCGGACTGTGCTTCTTCCTGGGCACGCTGGTGGGCCTGAGCTACCTGGGTTACATCGACGGCTTCGTCACCAGCCTGCTGGCCGGCGGCGTGATGATCGTCGCCGCCGGCGCGCTGGACGACGCCAGCAACCTCAGCGTGACCACGCGCCTTCTGGTCGAAGCCGGCGCCGCCGGCTTGGTCATCTTCATGTCCGGCTTCTACGTGCACGACCTGGGCGAGATCGTCGGCACGCGCCACATCGACATCGGCCTGTTCGGCATTCCGTTCACGATCATCGCCGTCATCGGTCTGATCAACGCCTTCAACATGATGGACGGCATCGACGGCCTGGCCGCGTCGATGGCGATGGTGTGCATCGGCGCGATCCTGCTGTTCGACGAATCGCCGTGGTCCATGCCGGGCGTGCTGCTGATGTTGCAGGTGTTGTTTGCGGCGCTGATTCCCTACTTCTTCGTCAACATGGGTTGGCCCGACGGGCGCAAGGTGTTCATGGGCGATGCCGGCAGCACGTTGATCGGCTTCATCCTCGCCTGGTCGCTGATCTACATGAGCCACGGGAAGGTGGGACGCCTCAATCCGCCGGACGTGCTGTGGTGCGTGGCGTTGCCGGTGATGGACACGCTGGCGGTGATGTACCGCCGTCTGCGCGCGGGCGGCTCGCCCTTCCGCGCCGACCGGCAGCATCTGCACCATCTGTTGTGCGACACCGGCATGCCGCCGCGACTGGTGCTGTTGAGCATGGTCGCCATCGCGGGACTGCTGGTGCTGATGGGCTACGGCCTGCGCAACTTGCCGCAATCGCTCGGCTTCGCCGCGTTCATGCTGGTGCTGACGCTGCATGTCTGGTGGGTGCCCAAGGTCCTGACGCAGCTGCGTGGACGCTGGCCGCGTAGCACACCGCGACCCGCGCCGGCCGCGCCGCTGCATGCGCCGACCAACCACGGCATCTCGTTCCTGGCCGCGCTGGCGCGCTTCGACGACCACGAGGAGGCACGCCCCGACGTTCCGCCGGCACGGGCGGGAATCTCCCTTCCGGACATGCTCCACCGCGCCGAGCCCTCGTCCGAACTGCACGCCGTACCGCTGCCGCCGATGCGTGCACTGTGCGTGCTGAGCGATTCGCCCGATGCCGCGCGCATGGCGCCGATCGCGCGACAGCTTGCGCTCGACGAGCGTTTCGAAACCACCGTGTGCGTGGCGACGGAGTCGGGCCGGGAATCCTCGCAGGTGCTGGAGCTGTTCGATCTCGCGGCCGATGCGCAGTTCGGCGTGCCGCCTGCGAGCGGCGATCCGGCGGACATCACCTCCAGCGCGCTGGGCGGGATCAAGCGCGTGATGACGCAGGTGCGACCCGACCTGGTGGTGGTGACGGGCGATGCGCCGGCGACGCTGGCGGCGACGCTTGCCGCGCACTACCACCAAGTGCCGGTGGTGTGCATCGACGGCGGCCTCGCCCACAGCGCCGCGCCGCGCTCGGCGGACGATCCGGGCCGGCGCATCGCGCGTGCGCTGGCTGCATTGCACGTCGCTTCGGGGCAATCGGCCGGACGCCGGCTGGTCGCCGAGGGCGTGCCCGCGCACCGGGTGCTGGTCACCGGCGATGCCGCGCCCGATGCACTGCGCTCCGCACTGGAGCGCCTGCAGCCGGACATCGGTCTCGGACGCGAACTGAGCGAACGCTTCGACGGGTTGCGCGAGGGCCGTCCGCTGGTGCTGCTGCTCGGCGACGAGGTCGGCGAGGCGCACACGCTGCTGATGTGCGATGCGCTCCATCGCCTCGCGCGCGAGCGTCCGGACATCGACGTGGTGTGCGCGGTCGGCCCGCTGTTCTTCGCGGACACGCCGCCGAACCTGCATCGCATCGACACGACCGACTACCTCACCTCTCTGTTCCTGCTCGGCCGCGCGCGTCTGGCTTTCGTCGGCCCGTCGCTGCACGCCGAGGCGCTGGCGCTGGACGTTCCGCTCCTCGCGCTGGAGCCGCCTGCGGTCGAAGCGCACGGCCGCGTGCATCTGATGTCGCCTGACGCCGAGGCGATCACCGATCACGTCCTGCGTTTGCTGGACGAAGCCCATGTTCCGCCGCCGCGCGCCGCCCTGGACGGGTCGGACGACGACGGCGCTGTCCTACCAGGCGACGCGGATGCGCGCGTCGCCGATGCCTTGGCGGGCCTGCGTCCTGCGGCCCACGCGGTTACGACCGCCGCTCGGGACGCCGGTTCGCCAAACCAGACGCCGATCCGCCGCGCATGGAGCACGCCATGA
- a CDS encoding low molecular weight protein-tyrosine-phosphatase yields the protein MTTRVLIVCKGNICRSPMAETIARTRVARDGLQFHSAGLAAMRGFPIDPLAQDVLASHGYDGAAHVAKQASKGLMLQSQLILAMEQRQVAAVLALCPTLRGRVLMLTHWDDGADIDDPYGRERDAFDFAFDRIESCIRQWRTKL from the coding sequence ATGACCACACGCGTCCTCATCGTCTGCAAGGGCAACATCTGCCGCAGCCCCATGGCCGAAACCATCGCGCGCACGCGCGTGGCGCGCGACGGGCTGCAATTCCACTCCGCCGGGCTGGCCGCCATGCGCGGATTCCCCATCGACCCGCTCGCCCAGGACGTGCTCGCCTCGCACGGGTATGACGGCGCCGCGCACGTGGCAAAGCAGGCCAGCAAGGGCCTGATGCTGCAATCGCAGCTGATTCTGGCGATGGAACAACGCCAAGTGGCCGCCGTGCTCGCGCTATGTCCGACGCTGCGCGGGCGCGTGCTGATGCTCACGCACTGGGACGACGGCGCCGACATCGACGACCCCTACGGACGCGAGCGTGATGCGTTCGATTTCGCGTTCGATCGCATCGAGTCTTGTATACGGCAATGGCGAACGAAACTGTGA
- a CDS encoding polysaccharide biosynthesis tyrosine autokinase, with the protein MATHVISRADAPYAVPPNAANATRDDDIDIPTLVSTLNDNKWPILFGTLAFFVIAVAYVLLATPKYEANAVVQVESRPPTVPGLNSPNTAPTPPIVDAPAATETQLLTSRRVLGEAIERLDLDTVVQPVRMPLIGDTVARMQQRFNPGEVAGAWFGLEGYAWGGEQLDIGRFELPEQLVGIPLQFVAGDRARYRLLDPEGKLLLEGRVGQAASNGRGVALEVQRMAANPGTRFELKRLNSMAVMAALKNDITVTEQGRNSGIIALTYAHPDPLRAKQVLDQITQAYVRQNVARNSAEAAKRLQFVTEQLPKVRRELADAQARLNDFQSRTRTMDVGMQNKALLDQSVALDQSIQQLQVQRADIASRYTPEHPVYQSLMRQIGQFESKKNQIMGQIGNLPDTQQGLFRLNRDVEVINQTYANLLDQAQQLNIAAASAVGNARVIDPADVNMDSPSWPKPLIVIGAGTLLGAMFMIAFVLTRQMFRRGVEDPVDIELLGLPVYASIPFSAKGQQIATAPGAKRRDGKQRLLAFRSPSDLAMEALRTLRTSLHFARLEMKNNQLMIAAPSPGVGKTFVCANLAVTMAQAGQRVLLIDADMRRGTLHLALGTRADGGLSELISGQIDDVQAVRKVGGTDNLSFISRGSIPPNPSELLMHPRFTALLDKLSGQYDIVVIDTPPVLAVTDAAVIGHHVGTCLMVVRWGLNQQREIALAKQRLEQNGVEVRGAIFNAVQKRGSGQYAYTYYDYQPMRDPAPAR; encoded by the coding sequence ATGGCCACTCATGTGATCTCCCGAGCCGATGCCCCCTATGCCGTGCCGCCCAACGCCGCGAACGCGACGCGTGACGACGACATCGACATCCCCACCCTCGTCTCCACGCTCAACGACAACAAGTGGCCGATCCTGTTCGGCACGCTGGCGTTCTTCGTGATTGCCGTGGCGTACGTGCTGCTGGCCACCCCCAAGTACGAAGCCAACGCGGTCGTGCAGGTGGAATCGCGCCCGCCGACGGTGCCCGGTCTCAACAGCCCCAACACCGCACCGACGCCGCCGATCGTGGACGCGCCGGCGGCGACGGAAACGCAGCTGCTTACTTCGCGCCGCGTGCTCGGCGAGGCGATCGAACGCCTGGACCTCGACACGGTGGTGCAACCCGTGCGCATGCCGCTGATCGGCGACACCGTCGCGCGCATGCAGCAGCGCTTCAATCCCGGCGAGGTGGCCGGCGCGTGGTTCGGCCTCGAAGGCTATGCGTGGGGCGGCGAGCAGCTGGACATCGGCCGCTTCGAGCTGCCCGAGCAGTTGGTCGGCATCCCGTTGCAGTTCGTCGCGGGCGATCGCGCCCGTTATCGCCTGCTCGATCCGGAAGGCAAGCTGCTGCTGGAAGGCCGCGTCGGCCAGGCCGCCAGCAACGGCCGTGGCGTGGCGCTGGAAGTCCAGCGCATGGCGGCCAACCCGGGCACGCGCTTCGAACTCAAGCGCCTGAACTCGATGGCGGTGATGGCGGCGCTGAAAAACGACATCACCGTGACCGAGCAGGGCCGCAACTCCGGCATCATCGCGCTGACCTATGCGCACCCCGACCCGCTGCGCGCCAAGCAGGTGCTGGATCAGATCACGCAGGCCTACGTGCGCCAGAACGTGGCGCGCAATTCCGCCGAGGCCGCCAAGCGCCTGCAGTTCGTCACCGAACAACTGCCCAAGGTGCGCCGCGAGCTCGCCGACGCGCAAGCGCGCCTCAACGACTTCCAGTCGCGCACACGCACGATGGACGTGGGCATGCAGAACAAGGCGCTGCTCGACCAGAGCGTGGCGCTGGACCAGAGCATCCAGCAGTTGCAGGTGCAGCGCGCCGACATCGCCAGCCGCTACACGCCCGAGCATCCGGTCTACCAGTCGCTGATGCGCCAGATCGGCCAGTTCGAGTCGAAGAAGAACCAGATCATGGGCCAGATCGGCAACCTGCCCGATACGCAGCAGGGCCTGTTCCGACTCAACCGCGACGTGGAGGTGATCAACCAGACCTACGCCAACCTGCTCGACCAGGCGCAGCAGCTCAACATCGCCGCCGCCAGCGCGGTCGGCAACGCGCGCGTGATCGATCCGGCCGACGTGAACATGGACAGCCCGTCGTGGCCGAAGCCGTTGATCGTCATCGGCGCGGGCACGCTGCTGGGCGCGATGTTCATGATCGCCTTCGTGCTGACGCGGCAGATGTTCCGTCGCGGCGTGGAGGACCCGGTGGACATCGAGCTGCTGGGCCTTCCGGTGTACGCGTCGATTCCCTTCAGCGCCAAGGGCCAGCAGATCGCCACGGCGCCGGGCGCGAAGCGCCGCGACGGCAAGCAGCGGCTGCTCGCGTTCCGCTCACCGTCGGACCTGGCGATGGAAGCGCTGCGCACGCTGCGCACCAGCCTGCATTTCGCCCGCCTGGAGATGAAGAACAACCAGCTGATGATCGCCGCGCCCAGCCCGGGCGTGGGCAAGACCTTCGTCTGCGCCAACCTCGCCGTGACCATGGCGCAGGCCGGCCAGCGCGTGTTGCTGATCGATGCCGACATGCGCCGCGGCACGCTGCACCTGGCGCTGGGCACGCGCGCCGACGGCGGTCTGTCGGAGCTGATCTCCGGGCAGATCGACGACGTGCAGGCGGTGCGCAAGGTGGGCGGCACGGACAACCTGTCGTTCATCTCGCGCGGTTCGATTCCGCCCAATCCGTCGGAGCTGCTCATGCATCCGCGCTTCACGGCGCTGCTGGACAAGCTCTCCGGGCAGTACGACATCGTGGTGATCGATACACCGCCGGTGCTGGCGGTGACGGATGCGGCGGTGATCGGTCATCACGTGGGCACCTGCCTGATGGTGGTGCGCTGGGGCTTGAACCAGCAGCGCGAGATCGCGCTGGCCAAGCAGCGCCTGGAGCAGAACGGTGTGGAAGTGCGCGGCGCGATCTTCAACGCGGTGCAGAAGCGCGGCTCGGGCCAGTACGCGTACACCTACTACGACTACCAGCCCATGCGCGACCCGGCGCCGGCGAGGTAA
- a CDS encoding right-handed parallel beta-helix repeat-containing protein has product MPDRTRRRFTQAVVLAISSCSFAPAWTAGRERGGGAQDVRRHGARGDGTHDDTRAFQAAIDALPTDGGTVNVPAGDYLIDPIVGVQLRSRMLLSMAPGARLLAKPNAAERAYVLNAHRVHDVEISGGRIIGERDAHKGTTGEWGHGVMIRGAERITVRDLHVSHCWGDGISIGGAKVAGGAIVPSRDVVIERVQCVGNRRQGLTIGRSRRVRVYDSSFLDTAGTLPACGIDVEPDAGDVAEDILIERCTVRGNRGAGIQLYKRVADATVRDCLIEQNRGHGVLALGASACVIEGNRIRRNGLGGVGVRPGSREVTLARNEFADNGPSPGRTKDGRARPGKRHVSIAESAVAIKVNADNRFLD; this is encoded by the coding sequence ATGCCTGACCGCACTCGCCGCCGCTTCACGCAGGCCGTGGTGCTGGCGATCTCGTCATGCTCTTTCGCGCCGGCCTGGACGGCCGGGCGCGAGCGCGGCGGCGGCGCACAGGACGTGCGCCGCCACGGGGCGCGGGGCGATGGAACGCATGACGACACCCGGGCCTTCCAGGCCGCCATCGACGCCTTGCCGACAGACGGCGGCACCGTCAACGTTCCCGCGGGCGACTACCTGATCGACCCGATCGTCGGCGTGCAGCTGCGCAGCCGCATGCTGTTGTCGATGGCACCGGGCGCGCGCCTGCTCGCCAAGCCCAACGCGGCCGAACGCGCGTATGTGCTCAACGCACATCGCGTGCATGACGTGGAGATCTCCGGCGGCCGCATCATCGGCGAGCGCGACGCGCACAAGGGCACGACGGGCGAATGGGGCCACGGCGTGATGATCCGCGGCGCCGAACGCATCACGGTGCGCGACCTGCATGTCTCGCATTGCTGGGGCGATGGCATCTCGATCGGCGGCGCCAAGGTCGCCGGTGGCGCGATCGTGCCGAGCCGCGATGTCGTGATCGAGCGCGTGCAATGCGTCGGCAACCGGCGCCAGGGCCTGACGATCGGACGTTCGCGCCGCGTGCGCGTGTACGACTCCTCGTTCCTCGACACCGCGGGCACCCTGCCCGCCTGCGGCATCGACGTGGAGCCCGATGCGGGCGACGTCGCCGAAGACATCCTGATCGAGCGCTGCACCGTTCGCGGAAATCGCGGCGCGGGCATCCAGCTGTACAAGCGCGTCGCGGATGCCACGGTTCGCGATTGCCTGATCGAGCAGAACCGCGGGCATGGCGTGCTCGCGCTGGGCGCCAGCGCATGCGTGATCGAAGGCAACCGCATCCGCCGCAACGGCCTGGGCGGCGTCGGCGTGCGGCCGGGCTCGCGCGAAGTGACATTGGCGCGCAACGAATTCGCCGACAACGGGCCCTCGCCAGGGCGCACGAAGGACGGAAGGGCGCGCCCGGGCAAGCGGCATGTGTCGATCGCGGAGAGCGCGGTAGCGATCAAGGTAAATGCGGACAATCGCTTTCTGGATTGA
- a CDS encoding right-handed parallel beta-helix repeat-containing protein: MTDLRAMAPATAERRDFIRKSLLLAIPPVLGFAGIGKVFAAVGATTAATYDPPARTRGSTSVNVRNYGARGNGSYDDTAAFQSAIDALPTAGGTVVVPAGDYVLDPTVNVRLRSKMHLKLEDGARLLAKRNSAERAYVLMVYKVSDVEISGGQIIGDRDNHLGTTGEWGHGIMVRGANRVTIRDMHLSKCWGDGISIGGAMVTGAPTVPCNDVVIANVVCTNNRRQGLTIGCSTNVKVYDSEFSYSNGIAPQCGIDIEPDSGDARTTETVHIQNCLIRYNKGNGILSYKRVKGVTVKNCTIEHNGGYGLLCVTPNGGYISQNRFQHNYLYGVMFSAATVGYQASGNVFKNNHTRMHGVNTAATPYVSMTGLVGGNSGNGAHIQKTSDSTDIRVTTNQYAK, encoded by the coding sequence ATGACCGACCTGCGTGCCATGGCGCCTGCGACCGCCGAACGTCGCGACTTCATCCGCAAGAGCCTGTTGCTCGCCATTCCGCCCGTGCTGGGTTTCGCCGGCATCGGCAAGGTGTTCGCCGCCGTCGGCGCGACCACCGCCGCCACCTACGACCCGCCTGCGCGCACCCGCGGCTCCACCTCGGTGAACGTGCGCAACTACGGCGCGCGCGGCAACGGCAGCTACGACGACACCGCCGCGTTCCAGTCCGCGATCGACGCGCTGCCCACTGCCGGCGGCACCGTGGTCGTGCCGGCCGGCGACTACGTGCTCGACCCCACCGTCAACGTGCGCCTGCGCAGCAAGATGCACCTGAAGCTGGAAGACGGCGCGCGCCTGCTCGCCAAGCGCAACAGCGCCGAGCGCGCCTACGTGCTGATGGTCTACAAGGTCAGCGACGTGGAGATCTCCGGCGGCCAGATCATCGGCGACCGCGACAACCACCTGGGCACCACCGGCGAGTGGGGGCACGGCATCATGGTGCGCGGCGCCAACCGCGTGACCATCCGCGACATGCACCTGTCCAAGTGCTGGGGCGACGGCATCTCCATCGGCGGCGCCATGGTCACCGGCGCGCCGACCGTGCCATGCAACGACGTCGTCATCGCCAACGTGGTGTGCACCAACAACCGCCGCCAGGGCCTGACCATCGGCTGCTCGACCAACGTGAAGGTCTACGACAGCGAGTTCAGCTACTCCAACGGCATCGCGCCGCAGTGCGGCATCGACATCGAGCCGGACTCCGGCGATGCGCGCACCACCGAAACCGTGCACATCCAGAACTGCCTGATCCGCTACAACAAGGGCAACGGCATCCTGTCGTACAAGCGTGTGAAAGGCGTGACGGTGAAGAACTGCACGATCGAGCACAACGGCGGCTACGGCCTGCTGTGCGTGACGCCCAACGGCGGCTACATCTCGCAGAACCGCTTCCAACACAACTACCTGTACGGCGTGATGTTCAGCGCCGCCACCGTGGGCTACCAGGCCAGCGGCAACGTGTTCAAGAACAACCACACGCGCATGCACGGCGTGAACACCGCGGCCACGCCCTATGTGTCGATGACCGGACTGGTCGGCGGCAACAGCGGCAACGGCGCGCACATCCAGAAGACCAGCGACAGCACCGACATCCGCGTCACCACGAACCAGTACGCGAAGTAA
- a CDS encoding glycosyltransferase family 4 protein encodes MRIVFFANTDWYLYNFRLSTARHLQAHGAEVVMVSPPGEFGARFAEHGIRWEVLPMDRASLNPVREAVTIHHLTRLLRRERPQLIHNFTVKCAVYGALAARFAGVPAVVNAVAGMGYVYASNGLKARMLRPVVSTLMRSTLGHGHSRVILQNPDDAAALTQSRLVAPDRIRIIRSSGVNVERFRPVAHDGSGPLRVLLAARLLREKGVGEFVEAARMLRQRGREVQFLLAGTPDAGNPSSFDLREVEQWHRDGTIEWLGHVDDMPALMRSVHVMALPSYYREGVPRCLIEGAASGLCLITTNLPGCREVVTEHGVDGLQVPPRDAPSLAALLMQLDEDRELVKRLGLKARERAEHHFDERLVIDRTVEVYAELLADPLPVRSAIAARARA; translated from the coding sequence ATGCGTATCGTCTTCTTCGCGAACACCGACTGGTATCTCTACAACTTCAGACTTTCCACTGCCCGGCACCTGCAGGCGCACGGCGCCGAGGTGGTGATGGTGTCGCCGCCGGGTGAGTTCGGCGCGCGCTTCGCCGAACACGGCATTCGCTGGGAAGTGCTGCCGATGGATCGCGCCAGCCTCAACCCGGTGCGCGAGGCGGTGACGATCCACCACCTCACTCGGCTGCTGCGCCGCGAGCGTCCGCAGCTGATCCACAACTTCACCGTGAAATGCGCGGTGTACGGGGCGCTCGCCGCGCGCTTCGCGGGCGTGCCCGCCGTGGTCAACGCCGTGGCCGGCATGGGCTACGTGTACGCCAGCAACGGTCTGAAGGCGCGCATGCTGCGGCCGGTGGTCAGCACGCTGATGCGCTCCACGCTCGGCCACGGGCACTCGCGCGTGATCCTGCAGAACCCCGACGACGCGGCCGCACTCACGCAATCCCGCCTGGTTGCGCCCGATCGCATCCGCATCATCCGCAGCTCCGGCGTCAACGTGGAGCGATTCCGTCCCGTCGCGCACGACGGCAGCGGCCCGCTGCGCGTGCTGCTGGCCGCGCGCCTGCTGCGCGAGAAGGGCGTGGGCGAGTTCGTCGAGGCCGCGCGCATGCTGCGCCAACGCGGACGCGAGGTGCAGTTCCTGCTGGCCGGGACGCCGGATGCGGGCAACCCGTCGTCGTTCGACCTGCGTGAAGTCGAGCAGTGGCATCGCGACGGCACGATCGAGTGGCTCGGTCACGTCGACGACATGCCCGCGCTGATGCGCAGCGTCCATGTCATGGCGCTTCCGAGCTATTACCGCGAGGGCGTGCCGCGCTGCCTCATCGAAGGCGCGGCCAGCGGCCTGTGCCTGATCACGACCAACCTGCCCGGCTGCCGCGAAGTGGTCACCGAACACGGCGTCGACGGTTTGCAGGTGCCGCCGCGCGACGCGCCTTCGCTGGCGGCGCTGCTCATGCAACTGGACGAGGACCGCGAGCTGGTGAAGCGCCTGGGCTTGAAGGCGCGCGAACGCGCCGAACACCATTTCGACGAGCGGCTCGTCATCGACCGGACCGTGGAGGTGTACGCGGAACTGTTGGCCGATCCGTTGCCCGTGCGTTCGGCCATTGCCGCACGCGCCCGTGCATGA
- a CDS encoding asparagine synthase-related protein, whose translation MRTQITMSPYYGTPDFSRLMREDVPRPTVDPVSIADLLRNAFVYPPYSIYEGVRLVTFGFCPHDDMHTQPHFKFKFRNAGEVPEFPATHQDWVSVYHRLLCEAVQRSCATIRAPWLLQSGGKDSTTLAIAMADARPDTTCITYLGGQEEDEVDSATHVARTLGLRHESLVCDPGRAYDRYLAVVDRMPLLTADFALLSYIDLGTQIVGREGDGVIDGLGADSYFGTPMSRRQQWLKRLACNVPVPGRLSEMPVVGHSFEACYLLSTLRMNPIERVFPGSRFSDDEVDELFGERISQRSRSRLGLFMDEIGSATSLWEWRDMSTSIAGSAGAFAKGLYASAALGLQAAYPFCDLTLREWIHREVPRYQKVDPVTKLNKLLIREHIATRFDELPYVRGKGSFRFDLRGLARERFDCVRAFAERSPDLPGATAWLDRNRHRLDNKFHASKFYLLAIVLPWLEAARQPRAAVEDPEPWVAHA comes from the coding sequence ATGCGAACCCAGATCACGATGTCACCGTATTACGGCACGCCGGACTTCTCGCGCCTGATGCGCGAGGACGTGCCGCGCCCGACGGTGGACCCGGTGTCCATCGCCGACCTGCTGCGCAATGCGTTCGTCTATCCGCCCTACTCCATCTACGAGGGCGTGCGGCTGGTGACGTTCGGCTTCTGCCCGCACGACGACATGCATACGCAGCCGCACTTCAAGTTCAAGTTCCGCAACGCCGGCGAAGTGCCCGAGTTCCCGGCCACCCACCAGGACTGGGTGAGCGTCTACCACCGCCTGCTGTGCGAGGCGGTGCAGCGCAGCTGCGCGACGATTCGCGCGCCCTGGTTGTTGCAAAGCGGCGGCAAGGATTCCACCACGCTCGCCATCGCCATGGCCGATGCTCGTCCGGACACCACCTGCATCACGTATCTCGGCGGCCAGGAGGAAGACGAAGTCGACTCGGCCACGCACGTGGCGCGCACCCTCGGCCTGCGCCACGAGTCGCTGGTGTGCGATCCCGGCCGGGCTTACGACCGCTACCTCGCCGTGGTCGATCGCATGCCGCTGCTCACGGCCGATTTCGCGCTGTTGTCCTACATCGACCTGGGCACGCAGATCGTGGGTCGCGAGGGCGACGGCGTGATCGACGGACTCGGCGCGGACAGCTACTTCGGCACGCCGATGAGCCGGCGTCAGCAATGGCTCAAACGGCTGGCGTGCAACGTGCCCGTGCCGGGACGGTTGTCCGAGATGCCGGTGGTGGGGCACAGCTTCGAGGCCTGCTACCTGCTCAGCACGCTGCGCATGAACCCGATCGAGCGCGTCTTCCCGGGCTCGCGCTTCAGCGATGACGAAGTCGACGAGTTGTTCGGCGAACGCATCTCGCAGCGTTCGCGCAGCCGGCTCGGACTGTTCATGGACGAGATCGGCTCGGCGACGAGTTTGTGGGAATGGCGCGACATGTCCACTTCAATCGCCGGTTCGGCGGGCGCCTTCGCGAAGGGGCTCTATGCCTCTGCGGCGCTGGGCCTGCAGGCGGCGTACCCCTTCTGCGATCTGACCCTGCGCGAGTGGATCCACCGCGAGGTGCCGCGTTACCAGAAGGTTGATCCGGTGACCAAGCTCAACAAGCTGCTGATCCGCGAACACATCGCCACGCGCTTCGACGAGTTGCCCTATGTGCGCGGCAAGGGCAGCTTCCGCTTCGACCTGCGCGGGTTGGCGCGCGAGCGCTTCGACTGCGTGCGCGCCTTCGCCGAACGCTCGCCGGATCTGCCCGGCGCGACGGCATGGCTCGACCGCAACCGCCATCGCCTCGACAACAAGTTCCATGCGTCCAAGTTCTACCTGCTGGCAATCGTGCTGCCCTGGCTGGAAGCGGCGCGGCAGCCGCGCGCGGCGGTGGAGGACCCGGAACCCTGGGTCGCCCATGCCTGA